The Aeromicrobium senzhongii genome includes a window with the following:
- a CDS encoding FUSC family protein, whose product MPSSDSTALHRAWESLTAFGPHGDAHWVALRAGVSMGMPLLLLWAIGRLDLALPATFGAFTALYGRANSHRPRALMQSTAAVVLVVAVATGTVLSAAGAGEWLVVVGLAGIAAVAALASLVWAWHPPGVLFPVFAVGATAGAPVSSRDVALHLAVAVATALFALVVGAMGALTPARHRPRQHWDAPLHAALRSPRTAPEITRVTLAVALAAIVATVFGLGHAYWASVAAAAAIAGPSTRHQVLRGVHRAVGTFLGVVVAAGLLALDLGTLATILLVIVLQVGAELLIGRNYAVALMVVTPLALLMVHLGSTAPVTSLLQDRLSDTILGVVVGLAVVVAWDRALPRRR is encoded by the coding sequence GTGCCCTCCTCCGACTCCACCGCCCTGCATCGCGCGTGGGAGTCACTGACGGCGTTCGGTCCGCACGGGGACGCGCACTGGGTCGCACTGCGCGCCGGCGTCAGCATGGGCATGCCGCTGCTCCTGCTGTGGGCGATCGGTCGCCTCGATCTGGCGCTGCCGGCCACCTTCGGTGCGTTCACGGCTCTGTACGGCCGGGCGAACTCCCACCGGCCCCGCGCCCTGATGCAGAGCACCGCGGCCGTCGTCCTCGTCGTCGCGGTGGCGACCGGGACGGTGCTCTCCGCCGCCGGAGCCGGTGAGTGGCTCGTCGTCGTCGGCCTCGCCGGGATCGCGGCCGTCGCCGCCCTGGCCTCGCTGGTCTGGGCCTGGCACCCGCCCGGCGTCCTCTTCCCCGTCTTCGCCGTCGGCGCGACCGCGGGGGCGCCTGTTTCAAGCCGGGACGTCGCCCTTCACCTCGCGGTCGCCGTGGCGACAGCGCTCTTCGCTCTTGTCGTCGGGGCCATGGGCGCCCTGACGCCGGCACGTCACCGCCCCCGCCAGCACTGGGACGCGCCCCTGCACGCCGCGCTGCGGTCGCCGCGCACGGCGCCCGAGATCACCCGCGTCACGCTCGCCGTCGCCCTGGCGGCGATCGTCGCCACCGTCTTCGGGCTCGGGCACGCCTACTGGGCGTCGGTCGCGGCGGCCGCCGCCATCGCCGGGCCGAGCACCCGACACCAGGTCCTGCGCGGCGTGCATCGTGCCGTCGGCACCTTCCTGGGCGTCGTCGTCGCCGCGGGTCTGCTGGCCCTCGACCTGGGCACGCTCGCCACGATCCTGCTCGTGATCGTCCTGCAGGTCGGCGCCGAGCTGCTCATCGGCCGCAACTACGCGGTCGCGCTGATGGTCGTCACCCCGCTCGCGCTGCTGATGGTGCACCTGGGCTCGACCGCGCCCGTGACGTCGTTGCTGCAGGACCGGCTGTCCGACACCATCCTCGGCGTCGTGGTGGGCCTGGCGGTCGTCGTGGCCTGGGATCGCGCGCTGCCCCGGCGGCGGTAG
- a CDS encoding glutamate-5-semialdehyde dehydrogenase, with amino-acid sequence MGTEVREAALRARDAARVLALATRKEKDAALTAMAEALVAGTDRIVAANAEDVAEARAEGTPENVIDRLALDVDRVAAFAQGVRDIAALPDPIGEVVRGSTLPNGLQLQQIRVPMGVIGMIYEGRPNVTADAAAICLKAGSASLLRGSRSARRSNAVIARIMRDAVASAGLPADAIQAISAEDRSTSTDLMTARGLVDLVIPRGGAGLIRTVVEQSTVPVIETGTGNVHVYVDADADLDMALDIVINSKTHRTSVCNAAESLLVHRDVADEFLPRVVKELQGRDVVIHGDAAFQAFDGVDAATDDDYATEYLASEISAKVVDSLDEAVDHVRRFSSGHTEAIVTRSLEAARRFTMGVDSAAVMVNASTRFTDGGEFGFGAEIGISTQKLHARGPMGLTEMTTTTYVVTGAGQTR; translated from the coding sequence ATGGGTACCGAGGTTCGTGAAGCCGCACTGCGCGCGCGGGACGCCGCGCGGGTGCTGGCGCTCGCCACGCGCAAGGAGAAGGACGCCGCGTTGACGGCGATGGCCGAGGCACTGGTGGCCGGCACCGACCGCATCGTGGCCGCCAACGCCGAGGACGTCGCCGAGGCGCGAGCCGAGGGCACGCCCGAGAACGTCATCGACCGGCTGGCGCTCGACGTCGACCGGGTCGCGGCCTTCGCGCAGGGCGTCCGCGACATCGCGGCCCTGCCCGATCCGATCGGCGAGGTGGTGCGCGGGTCGACCCTGCCGAACGGCCTGCAGTTGCAGCAGATCCGCGTCCCGATGGGCGTCATCGGGATGATCTACGAGGGCCGTCCCAACGTCACGGCCGACGCCGCCGCGATCTGTCTCAAGGCCGGCAGCGCCTCGCTGCTGCGCGGCTCGCGCTCGGCCCGGCGCTCCAACGCGGTCATCGCCCGGATCATGCGCGACGCCGTCGCCTCGGCAGGCCTGCCCGCCGACGCGATCCAGGCGATCAGCGCCGAGGACCGCAGCACCTCCACCGACCTGATGACCGCCCGGGGCCTGGTCGATCTGGTCATCCCGCGCGGGGGAGCGGGTCTGATCCGCACGGTCGTCGAGCAGTCCACCGTCCCGGTGATCGAGACCGGCACGGGCAACGTCCACGTGTACGTCGACGCCGATGCCGACCTGGACATGGCGCTGGACATCGTCATCAACTCCAAGACCCACCGCACGAGCGTGTGCAATGCGGCCGAATCGCTGCTGGTCCACCGTGACGTCGCCGACGAGTTCCTGCCGCGGGTCGTCAAGGAGCTGCAGGGACGCGACGTGGTGATCCACGGTGACGCCGCGTTCCAGGCGTTCGACGGGGTCGACGCGGCCACGGACGACGACTACGCCACCGAGTACCTGGCGTCGGAGATCTCGGCGAAGGTCGTGGACTCCCTCGACGAGGCGGTCGACCACGTCCGCCGGTTCAGCTCGGGGCACACCGAGGCGATCGTGACCCGTTCGCTGGAGGCGGCCCGCCGCTTCACGATGGGGGTCGACTCGGCCGCGGTGATGGTGAACGCGTCCACACGGTTCACCGACGGCGGCGAGTTCGGCTTCGGGGCCGAGATCGGCATCTCGACCCAGAAGCTGCACGCTCGCGGTCCGATGGGCCTGACCGAGATGACCACGACCACCTACGTGGTGACGGGTGCCGGTCAGACGCGCTGA
- the nadD gene encoding nicotinate-nucleotide adenylyltransferase encodes MSDRRRRIGVMGGTFDPIHHGHLVAASEVQSWFDLDEVVFVPTGQPWQKSDREVSPPEDRYLMTVIATAANPRFNVSRVDINREGPTFTIDTLRDLSAAYPDADLYFITGADAMAAILTWRDHRELFELAHFVGCTRPGHEMNESTLEGLPRERVTLVEIPALAISSTDCRARVHSGEPVWYLVPDGVVQYIGKHGLYQPEERTTKDAS; translated from the coding sequence ATGAGCGATCGTCGCCGCCGCATCGGCGTGATGGGCGGCACGTTCGACCCCATCCACCACGGACACCTCGTCGCCGCCAGCGAGGTGCAGTCGTGGTTCGACCTCGACGAGGTCGTCTTCGTCCCCACGGGCCAGCCCTGGCAGAAGTCCGACCGCGAGGTCTCCCCGCCGGAGGACCGCTATCTGATGACGGTCATCGCCACGGCGGCGAACCCACGGTTCAACGTCAGCCGGGTCGACATCAACCGTGAGGGGCCGACCTTCACGATCGACACCCTGCGCGACCTGTCCGCTGCGTACCCCGACGCCGACCTGTACTTCATCACCGGCGCGGACGCCATGGCGGCGATCCTCACCTGGCGCGACCACCGCGAGCTCTTCGAGCTGGCGCACTTCGTCGGCTGTACGCGACCGGGTCACGAGATGAACGAGTCGACGCTCGAGGGCCTGCCCCGCGAGCGCGTCACCCTCGTCGAGATCCCGGCGCTGGCGATCAGCTCCACCGACTGCCGTGCGCGGGTCCACAGCGGCGAGCCGGTCTGGTACCTCGTGCCCGACGGCGTCGTCCAGTACATCGGCAAGCACGGCCTCTACCAACCTGAAGAACGAACGACGAAGGACGCCTCATGA
- the rsfS gene encoding ribosome silencing factor — MTATDRAIELTRAAAHAAADKQADDLIAFDVSDQLAITDVFLLASASNPPQMNAVKDAIEKKLLELGAKTIRREGQRESRWILMDYGDIVVHIQHTEERAFYALERLWNDCPAIDLQLS, encoded by the coding sequence ATGACCGCCACCGATCGCGCGATCGAACTGACTCGTGCCGCAGCACATGCCGCCGCCGACAAGCAGGCGGACGACCTCATCGCCTTCGACGTCTCCGACCAGCTCGCCATCACCGATGTCTTCCTGCTCGCCTCGGCGTCGAACCCGCCGCAGATGAACGCGGTCAAGGACGCCATCGAGAAGAAGCTCCTCGAGCTGGGTGCCAAGACGATCCGCCGCGAGGGCCAGCGCGAGTCGCGCTGGATCCTCATGGACTACGGCGACATCGTCGTGCACATCCAGCACACCGAGGAGCGCGCCTTCTACGCCCTCGAGCGGTTGTGGAACGACTGCCCGGCGATCGACCTGCAGCTCTCGTGA
- a CDS encoding histidine phosphatase family protein, which yields MKPGSTMGRRVILWRHGRTEWNVAGRVQGQTDIALDEVGRQQAVEAAARLASLAPARIVSSDLSRAADTAGALSERTGVPVELDPRLRELAFGAREGLTWRESWERFPTQMQAWADGDETQIEGAETHAQAGARLAAALREYLDELPLGETLVVVAHGAVLRTGILEFLGIPESSWRQFGGLSNCHWSVLEEARYQDWSQWRLSEWNTGSLPEPVMSDDETE from the coding sequence GTGAAGCCCGGCAGCACGATGGGTCGCCGCGTCATCTTGTGGCGGCACGGCCGCACCGAGTGGAACGTCGCCGGCCGCGTGCAGGGCCAGACCGACATCGCGCTCGACGAGGTCGGCCGCCAGCAGGCCGTCGAGGCCGCGGCGCGGCTGGCGTCGCTGGCGCCCGCGCGCATCGTCAGCTCGGACCTGTCGCGTGCTGCCGACACCGCAGGGGCGCTGAGCGAGCGCACGGGCGTGCCGGTCGAGCTCGACCCGCGACTGCGCGAGCTCGCCTTCGGGGCGCGCGAGGGGCTCACCTGGCGCGAGTCCTGGGAGCGCTTCCCGACCCAGATGCAGGCGTGGGCCGACGGTGACGAGACCCAGATCGAGGGTGCCGAGACGCACGCCCAGGCCGGGGCCCGCCTCGCCGCCGCGCTGCGCGAGTACCTCGACGAGCTTCCGCTGGGCGAGACGCTCGTCGTCGTCGCCCACGGCGCCGTCCTGCGCACGGGCATCCTGGAGTTCCTCGGCATCCCCGAGTCCTCGTGGCGTCAGTTCGGCGGCCTGTCGAACTGCCACTGGTCGGTGCTGGAGGAGGCGCGGTACCAGGACTGGTCGCAGTGGCGCCTGTCCGAATGGAACACCGGATCGCTCCCGGAGCCGGTCATGTCGGACGACGAGACCGAATAG
- a CDS encoding quinone oxidoreductase family protein, translating into MARYVTYSRTGGPEVLELHEGPDPTPGDGKVVVEIRAAGVNPIDLKLRAGIRPSPPFTEPRRVGFDGGGVIVAVGAGVDGVGVGDEVVIQNTQGTYATHVVADPGHLTAKPEGVDFETAAALGVPVSTAYQALRSLEVENGDRLLLHGGSGSVGQAVVQLAVARGAHVVATAGERNHDRLRELGATPVTYGEGLLERLREASPEGYTVSLDCAGTQEALETSLELVDRARIGTIVQGAQYHDLGLQAWSGGSPEPLTPQQQAWREEAVPAVLPLIASGAFQVEIGRVLPLDQAVEAHRLSEAGDVRGKIVLVP; encoded by the coding sequence ATGGCGCGCTATGTGACGTACTCCCGGACCGGCGGACCCGAGGTCCTCGAGCTGCACGAGGGGCCCGACCCCACGCCCGGTGACGGGAAGGTGGTCGTCGAGATCCGCGCGGCCGGGGTGAACCCGATCGACCTGAAGCTGCGAGCCGGCATCCGGCCGTCACCGCCCTTCACCGAGCCGCGTCGCGTGGGCTTCGACGGCGGTGGTGTCATCGTGGCGGTGGGTGCCGGCGTGGACGGCGTCGGCGTCGGCGACGAGGTCGTCATCCAGAACACCCAGGGCACGTACGCCACGCACGTCGTGGCCGACCCCGGCCACCTCACGGCCAAGCCCGAGGGCGTCGACTTCGAGACGGCGGCCGCGCTGGGTGTCCCCGTCTCGACCGCGTACCAGGCCCTGCGCTCGCTCGAGGTCGAGAACGGCGACCGGCTGCTGCTGCACGGCGGCTCCGGCAGCGTCGGTCAGGCGGTGGTCCAGCTCGCGGTGGCCCGCGGTGCCCACGTCGTGGCGACGGCGGGGGAGCGCAACCACGACCGCCTGCGCGAGCTGGGCGCGACGCCGGTGACTTACGGCGAAGGACTGCTGGAGCGACTGCGTGAGGCGTCCCCGGAGGGCTACACGGTCTCGCTGGACTGTGCGGGCACGCAGGAGGCGCTGGAGACGAGTCTGGAGCTCGTGGACCGCGCCCGGATCGGCACGATCGTGCAGGGCGCCCAGTACCACGACCTGGGCCTGCAGGCGTGGTCCGGCGGGTCGCCCGAGCCCCTCACGCCGCAGCAGCAGGCCTGGCGCGAGGAGGCCGTCCCCGCGGTCCTGCCGCTCATCGCCTCGGGCGCGTTCCAGGTCGAGATCGGGCGCGTCCTGCCCCTCGACCAGGCCGTCGAGGCGCACCGGCTCAGCGAGGCCGGCGACGTGCGCGGCAAGATCGTGCTCGTGCCCTGA
- a CDS encoding TetR/AcrR family transcriptional regulator, whose protein sequence is MPKISAPTVGAHREAQRAALVRAATELLRESGLAGVSPRTVTERAGMARSSFYDYFPSKDDLVVAVAIVAFDRWNQEIDAALADVEPGLPRLRALVDATMRMTADGEHGLAGALRQAELSPTQFENLMALHEVLMRPVAAVMAEVGMPDRFLPLVQSALGSGVSLVQRGGDPVQAADDVFTLLTAGVPRA, encoded by the coding sequence ATGCCCAAGATCTCCGCGCCGACCGTCGGCGCGCACCGCGAGGCACAACGTGCTGCGCTGGTGCGCGCCGCGACGGAGCTGCTGAGGGAGTCGGGTCTGGCCGGCGTGAGTCCGCGAACCGTCACCGAACGCGCGGGGATGGCGCGGTCGAGCTTCTACGACTACTTCCCATCGAAGGACGACCTGGTCGTCGCCGTGGCGATCGTGGCGTTCGACCGGTGGAACCAGGAGATCGACGCCGCTCTCGCCGATGTCGAACCCGGCCTGCCCCGACTCCGGGCGCTGGTCGACGCGACGATGCGCATGACCGCCGACGGGGAGCACGGCCTGGCCGGGGCCCTGCGCCAGGCCGAGCTGTCGCCCACGCAGTTCGAGAACCTCATGGCCCTGCACGAGGTCCTGATGCGGCCCGTGGCCGCGGTGATGGCCGAGGTCGGGATGCCTGATCGGTTCCTGCCGCTCGTCCAGAGCGCCCTCGGCTCGGGCGTGAGCCTGGTCCAGCGCGGTGGTGACCCCGTGCAGGCCGCGGATGACGTCTTCACCCTCCTCACGGCCGGTGTGCCCCGCGCCTGA